A portion of the Brachionichthys hirsutus isolate HB-005 chromosome 6, CSIRO-AGI_Bhir_v1, whole genome shotgun sequence genome contains these proteins:
- the LOC137895147 gene encoding protocadherin-1-like, giving the protein MVLVLVLVLVLVLVLALVLAMVLVLVLALVLVLVLVLVLALVLVLVLFLVLVLVLFLALVLVLVLASTPDTVLVTRSPFLRVAGPLLVLLLVLLVPCGAMTSDILYRLPEEQPPNTLIGSLAADRGLPDTGHLYKLEVGSPFLRVDGKTGDIYTTEVPVDRETLRDCRNLMDGDKCFLEFEVSITDMANGIGSGPRLIEGRIEVLDINDNTPQFSSPILTLSIPENTHIGALFSIPMATDRDSGSNGVAEYTLSTGPDADQLFGLQVAVDSDEKLPQLVVMGNLDREKKDSYDLNIRVVDGGRPARASSALLRVTVTDQNDNAPKFERSHYEAELQENSPPGHSVLQVRANDADTGTNGDIDYLLHQVSETVQRLLRIDRSTGIIYVKGLVDREEESFLKFFVAAKDRGPNSKSSKVLVTIDVRDQNDNAPAIEIRGIGLVTHHDGVANISEDMPIGTPVALVQVSDRDEGENAVVTCVVAGDVPFQLRPASESANDRKRKYFLQTTTLLDYERVKYYRIEIVAVDSGNPALSSTNALKVQVTDMNDNTPNFSPALLEVDFAEGNQAGDKVLDIVATDADSGTNAELAYSIIELSATKLFEIDVNTGEVRVKNLLDREETERYEFRVAAADKGVPSKTGTATVAVNVLDRNDNDPKFMLNGYSFSVIENMPPLNPVGIVTVTDNDQGENARVRLFVEPDNGKFLIQNGTGTILSSISFDREKESTYTFRLKAIDAGDPPRSSYVGVTINVLDENDNAPYVTRPANSSYTYMSPGTALDTQVEVVEAEDIDSGPNAELVYTIEGGNPYDLFHISPSSGEITLAQEFTGKHNGLHRLVVRVRDRGKPPRHTTALVHVFVNDTKSNVSLIEVLVGHSLYTPLDRDIAGDPNYALAQRSNILYGSLAGIAGVILVIVAVVVIRHRLQKDTKSGYQAGKKESKDLYAPKQGPKNGKGKKIKKGKAPKPTKPPEEDEEAGLQKGLKFNLINDNVNDSPRIHLPLNYPQGSPDLGRHYRSNSPLPSIQLQPQSPSASKKHQVVQDLPATNTFVGTGDNNSTGSDQYSDYSYKANPPKYSSKQVGDYANTAVYHRDIRWTDQVW; this is encoded by the exons TTCCTCCGGGTCGCTGGTCCCTTGCTGGTCctgctgctggtcctgctggttc CCTGCGGCGCCATGACCTCTGACATCCTGTACCGGCTTCCTGAGGAGCAGCCGCCCAACACTCTGATCGGGAGCCTGGCGGCGGACCGGGGCCTGCCCGACACCGGCCACCTCTACAAGCTGGAGGTGGGCTCGCCGTTCCTGAGGGTGGACGGCAAAACCGGCGACATCTACACCACGGAGGTCCCCGTCGACCGCGAGACGCTGAGGGACTGCCGCAACCTGATGGACGGGGACAAATGCTTCCTGGAGTTCGAGGTGTCGATCACCGACATGGCGAACGGCATCGGGTCGGGGCCGCGGCTGATCGAGGGGCGCATCGAGGTGCTGGACATCAACGACAACACGCCGCAGTTCTCCTCGCCCATCCTCACCCTGTCCATCCCGGAGAACACGCACATCGGCGCCCTCTTCTCCATCCCCATGGCGACCGACCGGGACTCTGGCAGCAACGGCGTCGCCGAGTACACGCTGAGCACCGGGCCGGACGCCGACCAGCTGTTCGGCCTGCAGGTCGCCGTGGACTCGGACGAGAAGCTGCCTCAGCTGGTCGTCATGGGCAACCTGGACCGCGAGAAGAAGGACTCTTACGACCTGAACATCCGAGTGGTGGACGGCGGGAGACCGGCGAGGGCGAGCAGCGCCCTGCTGCGGGTCACCGTCACCGACCAGAACGACAACGCCCCCAAGTTTGAGAGGAGTCACTACGAGGCGGAGCTCCAGGAGAACAGCCCCCCGGGGCACTCTGTGCTGCAG GTCCGAGCCAACGACGCCGACACCGGCACCAATGGAGACATCGATTACCTCCTCCATCAGGTGTCGGAGACGGTCCAGAGGCTTCTGCGCATTGACCGCTCTACGGGCATCATCTATGTCAAGGGCCTGGTGGACCGCGAGGAAGAAAGCTTCCTCAAGTTCTTCGTTGCCGCCAAAGACCGCGGACCCAACTCCAAGAGCTCCAAGGTCTTGGTGACCATCGATGTCAGAGACCAGAATGACAACGCACCAGCCATCGAGATCCGCGGGATTGGCTTGGTTACCCATCATGACGGCGTGGCCAACATCTCCGAGGACATGCCCATCGGCACGCCGGTGGCGTTGGTCCAGGTGTCGGACCGGGACGAAGGGGAGAATGCAGTGGTGACTTGCGTGGTTGCCGGCGATGTCCCGTTTCAGCTCCGACCTGCAAGTGAGTCGGCCAATGATCGGAAGAGGAAGTATTTCCTGCAGACAACCACCTTGCTGGATTATGAGCGTGTCAAGTATTACAGGATCGAAATAGTTGCTGTGGATTCTGGGAACCCCGCCCTGTCCAGCACAAACGCTCTGAAGGTCCAGGTCACGGACATGAACGACAACACGCCAAACTTCTCCCCAGCCTTGCTTGAGGTGGACTTTGCAGAGGGAAACCAGGCAGGTGACAAAGTGCTGGACATTGTGGCGACAGATGCAGACAGTGGCACCAATGCAGAGCTAGCTTATAGCATCATTGAGCTCTCTGCCACCAAACTCTTTGAAATTGATGTCAACACTGGAGAAGTTCGCGTGAAGAACCTGCTGGATCGGGAAGAGACCGAGCGCTACGAGTTCCGTGTGGCAGCGGCGGACAAAGGCGTTCCGAGCAAAACTGGAACCGCAACTGTGGCGGTTAATGTTCTGGACCGCAATGACAATGACCCCAAGTTCATGCTAAATGGCTACAGTTTTTCTGTCATCGAGAACATGCCTCCGCTCAATCCTGTCGGCATCGTGACTGTCACTGATAACGACCAAGGAGAGAATGCCCGAGTGCGACTGTTTGTAGAACCGGACAATGGGAAGTTCCTCATACAGAACGGCACAGGAACCatcctctccagcatctccttCGACCGGGAGAAAGAAAGTACCTACACCTTTCGCCTGAAGGCTATAGACGCCGGTGACCCGCCTCGATCCTCCTATGTAGGCGTTACCATCAATGTCCTGGATGAGAACGATAACGCCCCCTATGTCACCAGGCCCGCCAACTCCTCCTACACGTACATGTCTCCGGGCACCGCACTGGACACCCAAGTAGAggtggtggaggcggaggaTATTGATTCTGGACCCAATGCTGAGCTGGTTTACACCATCGAAGGTGGAAACCCGTATGACCTGTTCCACATCTCGCCCAGCAGTGGGGAAATCACGCTGGCGCAAGAGTTCACCGGAAAACACAACGGCCTGCACCGCCTGGTGGTGCGGGTCCGGGACAGAGGCAAACCCCCTCGCCACACCACCGCCCTCGTCCATGTTTTTGTCAATGACACCAAGTCCAACGTGTCCCTCATCGAGGTGCTGGTCGGACACAGCCTCTACACCCCTCTGGACAGGGACATTGCCGGGGACCCTAACTACGCCCTGGCACAGCGCAGCAACATCCTGTACGGCAGCCTCGCCGGGATTGCCGGAGTGATCCTGGTCATTGTGGCTGTGGTGGTCATCAGGCACCGGCTGCAGAAGGACACCAAGAGCGGCTACCAGGCGGGCAAGAAGGAGAGTAAGGACCTGTACGCTCCAAAGCAGGGCCCCAAGAATGGCAAAGGCAAAAAGATCAAAAAAGGAAAGGCCCCGAAACCAACCAAGCCgccggaggaggacgaggaggccgGCCTTCAGAAAGGCCTCAAATTCAACCTCATCAACGACAACGTCAACGACAGTCCCAGAATACACCTGCCCCTCAACTACCCACAAGGAAGCCCCGACCTGGGCCGCCACTACCGCTCCAATTCCCCCCTCCCGTCCATCCAGCTTCAGCCACAGTCCCCGTCCGCCTCCAAGAAGCACCAGGTCGTTCAGGATCTCCCCGCCACCAACACCTTCGTGGGAACGGGCGACAACAACTCAACGGGCTCCGACCAATACTCGGATTACAGCTACAAGGCCAACCCGCCCAAATACAGCAGCAAACAGGTAGGAGACTACGCAAACACGGCAGTGTACCACAGGGACATACGCTGGACCGACCAGGTGTGGTAG